The DNA window GCGGCGACCACCCCGGCGCCGATCAGGTTCGCGATGATGAGCGCGCTGGTGAGGATCAGCTGGATCCGGATTCGCAGGGTGCGCCGGTCCTGCCCCGCGGGGCCGAGCAGCCGTGAACCGAACGGACCCGCCGAATATGCGGTCACCGCGGCACTTTAACACGCACCGCTTTCCGCCGCGGAGTCCTCTTTGGAATGACAAGAAAACGCCGTCGATCCGCACTCCGGTGACAACTCTCCCTGCGGCGCCGACCGGCCGCGAAGAACCGCAACACGGAAAAACAATTCCTCCGCACCGGCCGAACAATTCTTGCCGAGCATTTCGCGTACCATTCGAACGTGCTTTCCCAATGCCGCCCGCCCTGGCCGGAGAACCAGGTCAGCGCGCCGCTCCCCGGCGTCGGGGCTCGCCGCGCGCCAGACACCCGCCGATTCGCATGCGCGCCCCGTGTTCGAGTTGCTACCGTTGGCGGATGACCGTCACGGGGGGCAGGGCGCGGACGGCGGCTTGGTCCGCCTACCTGATCACCGGGGTGCTCGTCACCGCCCTGTACTACGTCGTCGTCTCGCTCGGGCTCAACTCGGCCATCTCGGTGACGCTGTACTGCCTGGTCAGCGCGTCCTCCGCGGTCGCGGTACTGGTGAGCACCGCGCGCGGGCGCACCGCACCCCGCGCGCCGTGGCTGTTCATCGGGGTGAGCCAGCTGGTCTACGCCGCCGCCGACACCGTCTTCTACGTCTCGCACTTCGTGCTGGGCGACACCACGTTCCCCGGTCTCGCCGACGTCCTGTACCTCTCGCACTATCCGTTCATCGTGGTCGGGCTGATCGTGCTGATCCGGCTGCGCAACCCCGGTGGCGACGTGCAGGGCGTGCTGGACGCCGCGATGCTCGTGGTCGTCGCGGGGACGCTTTCGTGGCTGTACCTGATCGGCCCGAACGCCCGCGCGGACACGCCGGGCGTCGCCAAGCTGGCGTCGATCGGGTATCCGATCCTCGATCTCGCGATGCTGTCGGTATCCCTGTTGCTGATCCTCGGCGGGGGACGCCGCCCGGTGTCGTTCTTCTTCCTCAGCGCCAACCTGGTCGCGTTCTTCGCCGCCGACAGCATCTACGTCTTCCAGCAGCTCGCCGGCACCTACCAGGTCGGCAACTTCCTCGACGCCATCTGGCTTTCCGGCAACCTCGCCCTCGGCGCCGCCGCGCTGCACCCGACCGCGAAGCAGGTCAGCGAACGGGCCCCGGCGAGCGATCACCGGCTCGGCGCGGGCCGGATCATCGCACTGCTCACCGCGGCACTGGTGGCGCCGCTGATCCTGCTGGTGCAGTACGGGCGCGGCGAACTGCGCGACGTCCCGGTCGTCGCGGTGGCGTGCGCGGTGCTGTTCGTGCTCATCATCACCAGGCTCGGCGGGCTGGTGATCCAGCACCGCCAGCTCGCCATCACCGACGGGCTGACCGGGCTGTACACCCGCCGGTTCTTCGAAACCCAGCTGCCGCTCGAACTGGCCCGCGCGCGCCGGAGCGGGAGCCGGCTGACCGTGCTGATCGTCGATGTCGACCGGTTCAAGGCGATCAACGACCGGTACGGCCACCCCGCGGGCGACCGCGTGCTGGTGGAGGTCGTCGCCAGGCTTCGCGAGGTGACCAGGAACGGCGACGTCCTCGCCCGCTACGGCGGCGAGGAATTCGCCCTGCTGGCACCGGGGATCGGGCCGGAGGAACTGCACACGGTCGCGGAACGGCTGCGGGAGACGACGCGCAGCGCGCCGGTCCGGATCAGCGACGAGGTGTCGGTGCCGGTCACGGTTTCGGTCGGTGCCGCGGTGTTCCCGCTGCACGGCGCGACCCCGCTGGAACTGGTCACCATCGCCGATCGCGCGCTCTACACCGCGAAGCAGACCGGCCGCGACCGCGTGGTCGCCGCCGCCGACGTGCTCGACGCGGCCTCACTGGTGGAGCACGGCGCCGCGGACGGCGCCTCCGATCGCGACGCATCGCTGGCGTATCTGCGCACCGTCGCCGACGACGTGGACGACTGGACCGCGGCGGCGGGCCACAGCGGCGCGGTGAGCAGGTGGGCCGGGCTCGTGTGCGCCGAACTCGGGCTCGACGAGGACACCGCGCGGCGCGCCCAGCTGGCCGGCAGGCTCCGCGACATCGGGAAACTGTTCGTGCCGCGGCGGATCTGGGTCAAACCGGGCCCGCTGGCCGACGACGAACTGCGGCTCGTGCGCACCCATCCCGAGCACGGGTTCCACCTGCTGCGCGTCATTCCCGGCATGCTCGAAGTCGCGAGCATCGTGCGCCAGCACCACGAGCGCTACGACGGTTCCGGCTACCCGGCGGGCCTGTCCGGCGACGGGATCCGGGTGGAGGCGCGGGTCGTCGCGGTGTGCGACGCGTGGGCGGCGCTGCTCGCGGGCAGGCCGCACCAGCCCGCGCGAGAACCCGGCCTCGCCCGCGCGGAGCTGGAGCGCTGCAGCGGAACGCAGTTCGACCCGGTGATCGTGACCGCGTTCCTCCGCCTGTGCGACGACGGGCTCATCGGCGAGCTGCGCCACCCGGCGATCACCGCGCCGTGACCGTGCTTTTCGGCTACGCCTCGTCGGCGATGGTGTTCCAGAACATCAATTCGTAGCTCTGGAAAAGCCTTCCGTACTCCGAAACGTCGTCGCTGAGCGCGCCGGAGTCGATTCCGGCCTGCACGGCGGCGACCGCCTGGTCGTCCGGCAGCGGCGTGCCGAACAGGTCGAAGAATCCGCACGCCTCGTCGTCGAAGTCGTAGCGGGTGCGCATCGCCTGCGCGATCGTCGCGCAATAGCTGCCCCACGCGGCGAAGTTCGACACCATCGCGACCACGGCGTCCGCCGGCGACACGTTGAGCGCGAGCCACGCCACGTACGCCGGGTACGCCTGGCAACCCGCCCGCGGCCGGTGCGCCCGCAACGCGGCGTCGTCCAGATCCATCGCGCCGGCCAGCGCGGTCAGCTTCCCGAGCGCGATCCCCTCGCCCTGCGCCAGCCCGGCGAAGAACTCCCGCGCGTTCCGCTCGTCCGCCCTGCTCGCCAGCGCGAGGAAGCTGCGCCAGTCGCTGGTGACGATCCGGTACTCCTCGGCGGCGAGCGCGGCGAACACCGACCGCGGCGCGCGGCCCTGCTCGATCAGGGGCACCAGCCGGTTGTCCCCTTCCGACGGCAGCAGTTCCTGCCGGACGGTGTCGAGTACCTCGCGTGCCGAACGGGTCATCGCGCGCTCTCCTCGTTTTCTGTCGATGCGGTGTCGTCATCTGTTGGTACCACGGCAAAACCCAGCACGCCGCCCGCGCGGGGGAATTTCGCCGCGACTCCGGCCAAGGCAGCGTAAAGCACTCCGGCGAGCAGCCACGCCTCCACCGACGGCAGCCCCGCCGACGGCGTCGATTCCTGGCCGGGGAACAGGCCGAGACCCCACGCGCCGAACCCGACCGCGGCGAGCACCGCCGCGATCCCCGGCCAGTTCGCGAACCCGGCGTCGCGCCAGCGCGGCACGCCGCCGGGACGGCGCACCCCGAAGCGCGGCACCAGGAAGCGGTCGACGCACATCACCACGGTCACCGACGGGAGCGCGAGCGACGACCAGTTCGTCACGGTGAAGAACCCGGTTTCGACCTGGGGGAACCGCCAGGCGAACACGGCCGCGACGGCCGCGGTCAGCAGGCATGTCCACCAGCGCCGCCAGCCGGGGAGCTGACCGAGCAGGTTCTGCCCCGCGTTGACCATCTCGTAGTAGTTGCCGTCGTTGATGGCGACCTGCACCACCGTCGCGACGAGTGCGCCGAGCCAGAGCAGCCCGAACATCGAATAGCCGACCGTGTACCGGAAAGCGGGCCCGAAATCGGAGGCGCCCGCGCCCGAGACGGCGGCCATCATCCAGCCGCCCGCGACGAACAGCACCAGCCCGATCGTCACCGCGGCCGCGAGCACCGGCAACGGCCACAGCACCTTCGGCTTCCCGTACCGCCAGGTGTCCGGCTCGTTGCCCCACATCACCGACCCGATCGCGACCCCGATCCCGGACAGCAGCGGCAGCTCGGAATTCACCGTTCCCGCGCCGAGCACGGCACCGGGGATTTCCACGAAACCCTTGACGACCAGGTACAGAATCCACACGACGAGCAACGGCGCGACGACGAACCTGGCGAAAGCCGCGATACCGGTGAAACCGAACAAATTGTTCACGATGCCGAGAATCGCCAGTACGACACTGACCGTGACGATTTCGCCCCAGCCGAACAACCCGTCGTACAACGTGGCGAGGAGATTGAACGCGAACGCGACCCAGCCCGCGGCGACCCCGATCAACAGCACCGAAACCAGCAGGGAACCGGCCTTGCCGAGAATGGACCGGGTGAGCAGCCCGTGCGTCAGCCCGGTGCTCGACCCCAGATAGGCCGCGGGCAGCGCATACGCGACATAAGCGACCCCGCCGAGCGCGCCGGTGCCGACGGCGCGCGCCAGCGAATAACCCGCGTCGTGGTACTGAAACCCGAGGAAGAGGTAGGTGAACCCGGCCGCGAAGGTGATCCACAGCGAGGCGAAGTGCGATCGCGGCCGCCGCTGCCCGAGCGGGACCGCGCCGGCGACGCTGGTCGAATAGTCGTGCCCGGCCACACTGACCCCCTTGCCCCGTACCACGCCCCCGCGCCGCTGGGAACAATAGACGACGCGGGCGCGGAAGGTCCGGTCCTCGCCGCTCAGCCGCGCCGGAACCGCTCGGCCAGCGCGGGATCGCTTTCCCACCACAGTCCCGAAGCCGCAGCGGGAGCGTCGTCGAGCTCCTCGTCGATCCGTTCCGCCTGGCGTTCGTCGTCGCGCATCCAGCGGGTGAACAGCGCGCCGACGAACGGGAGCCCGGCGAGATCACCGCCGATCCACAGCACCCCGGCGCCGATGATCTGGTCGGTGCGCAGGTCAGGACCCCACGCGCGGCCGAGCGCGTGGTAGTAGCCCGCGGCGCGCAGCGGGCCGAGCCACAGCACGAGCCCGAGCCCCGCGTCCAGCACGACCTCGGCGAAGCTGATGCCGAAGGAGACCAGGTGGTGGTCCTCGCGCGGGGTCGGGTCCAGCCGCAGGCGCGTCCAGAAATAGGCGAACCCGCACAGGACGAGCGCGAGCCGCACCAGTTCGTCGACGGCGCCGTTCCGCAACGACGCCTCGTACAGCGGGGTGAGGTAGAGCAGGAACGGCGGCGCGATGAGCAGCACCGTGATCACCAGCGGGAAGGTGGCCGCGCGGGCGAACCGGCCGCGCCCGGCCCGCCGCAGCGCCGCCGCGACCGGTCCGGGCGCGGCGGCGAGCACGAGCGTGAGCGGCGCGCCGAGCGCGAGCAGCAGCGGCGTCAGCATCAGCAGCACCACGGTCTGCGTCGCGCGCGCCCAGAACAGGACGTCGTCGTAGGCGCCGAGGAAGGAACAGGTGACCAGCACGGCCGAAGCGAGCCCCGCGCAGAACAGCACGGTCCGCCGGACCGGCCATTCCCCAACCCGGCGAACCGCCCGAAGATATCCGAACGCGCTGAATGCGGCGAATACGAGAACCGGCCAGTCGGGCACCCAGGTGGTGACCATCCTCGCCAAGGTCAGCGGAACGGAATTCATCTCAGAAACAGGCCAAACTTCCGGTTTTCGGCGCGCTGGACGGCCGCGATCGGCGTCAGCCTACGCTTTCTCGGTACCATTCGACAGTGGCGTGCACCGCACTGGCGATCGGCGTGGGGCGCAACCCGAAGGCATTTCCGATCGCGGCGCAGTCGACGATCTGCGGTTCGCGGTACTGGTAGAACAATTCCGCGTATTCGCGCAGGAATTCGGCGTCGAACGGGCCCCACGCCTCCCCGGTGGCGGTGGGCAGGATCTCGGCGGTCACCGGCTCGCCGATCTCGGCCTCGATGAGCCGGTGGATGTCGCGGGTGCTGTGGTCCGAGGTGGTGGGCACGTGCCACGCCCGGCCGAGCGCTTCGTCGCGGGCGCCGAGCACGGCCAGCGTTTCGGCGACGTCACCGATGTAGCTGTACGCGTGCGGCAGGTCGATGTCCCCGAACGCGATCACCGGCTTTCCCCGCAACGCGGCGAAGAAAACGGGAGCACCCAATGCGGACACCAAAACGCGCGGGCCGTAGAAGTCGGCCGCGCGGGCGATCGCGACCCGCGCCTCGCCCGAGGCGTGCGCGCGCAGGTACTCGTCGGCGATCCGCGCGCGCAACCGCCCTTTGCGGGAGGTGGCGTTGTGCGGTGTCCGCTCGGTCATCGGCGTGCCACCGGTTTCCCCGTACATGTAGAGCGTGTCGGTGACGACGAGCTTGGCGCCGCTGTGCGCCGCGCCCGCGAGGAATCCGGCCTGCATCTTGGGCAGCAGTTCGTCCCACTGCGGATAGGGCGCGTGCGCGCAGTTGTACAGGACCGATGCGCCCTCGCTGACCTTCCGCATCGCGTCGTGGTCGGTGACGTCGGCGGCGACGACCTCGACCCCGCCGGGCACCGGCGCGGCACCGGACCGGTTCACCGCGCGAACCCGGTGCCCGCGCGCGAGAAGACTGTCGACGAGTGTGAGCCCCGCGGGCCCGGTACCGAACACGACGTGCAGTTCCTGGTTCATCACAACTCTCCTTTTAGTATGAGTGATCAACCACTCACTTCTTTGGGCAAAAGAAAAGCCCGCCGGGCGCGGGCAGGGCGGATCAGTAGTGGCGGATGCCGACGCCGAGGGTCCGCGCCCACGGCGCGTCGACCGCATCGGCGTCCATCGCGATCAGCAGGTTGCACAGCTGCCCGGTCGCGAAGAACCGCTGAATCTCTTCGTCGGCCGCCCCGGAGACCGCGCGCACGTACTCGACCTGCTTGGCGTGATAGGCGCGCACCGCGTCCCCGATCGCGGGCTCGCTGGCCGCACAGTTCGCCTGCATCAGCATCATCAGCAGGTCACGGTCGACGATGAGGCGCGCGTACTCCTCCCCCATCGCGTCCAGGATGTCTTCCGGCGCGCTCCCCTTCGCCTTGGCGGCGCCGTCGGCGAGGCAGTCGGACATCAGCCGCGAGCAGTGCTCGATCACCGCGACGAACAGCGCCTCCTTGTCCGGGAACAGGCGGTAGAGGTAGGCCTGCGAGATCCCGGCCAGCTTGGCGACCTCCGTCGTGGTCGTCCCGTAGAACCCGCGCGCGGCGAACGCGTGGATGGCGGTCCACAGGACGGTCTTCCGCCGCTCGTCCGCGGTGGACAGCTGGCGCGTGCTCGGCGAAGTCATATGAGTAATAAACCACTCACACTTTGCGGATGTCAAGCTCGCCGTCGAGCTGCACCGGATAGCCCGCGCGCAGGACGGCCACGGTCGAAGGCGGCGTGACGACCTCGGCGGCCCCGCGCGCCGGTCGCGGGCGCGCCCGCCCGTACCCCGTGCGCGTCCACTCGACGACACAGGAGCCGAGCACGACCGAGGGCACGCCGTCGACCAGGACGAAGGTTCCGTCGGGAAGGCCTGGCCACGGCAACTCGTGGAAACGCCTCCGGTGGGTGCCCCGCACGATCCGTTCGGCGTGCAGCCGCCGGTTCATCTCCTTCGCCGAAGGCTCGTCGCCGCCGAACTCCGCCGCCCAGGCGGCGCGGTAAGCGCGGTAGGCGCCCCAGCGGCACTCCCCGCACGGACGGTGCCCCGCCGCGAACGACACGGCTTCGTCGTGGAAGTACAGGAAGGTGAAGCGGTGCGGTCGCCACTGCTCGTTCCACCGGCCGCGGAACTCGAGCGCGCAGGTGATCCACAGATCGCTCGCGTGGTACCGGACGATCTCCCGGCCGGCGTGCAGGATGCCGCGGTTGCCCGTCCACGCGCCGCGCAACGGGATCGCCTCGATGTCTCCAAGCGGGGTGACGCGGTTGCGTTCGGCCATCGCCATCCGCCCTTCGCCGAAAACGCCCCATTCGCCAGAGTAGCGGCCAGGCTGGCTCCGCCGGAGAATGTGCACGTGACCGCCTCGACCGACATCCGGGTAGCGCGTGTCTACGACCCGCCCCGCCCCGAAGACGGCACGCGCGTGCTGGTGGACCGGCTCTGGCCGCGCGGTGTCAAAAAAGCCGACGCCGCGCTGGACGACTGGTGCCGCGACGTGGCTCCGTCGAACGAGCTGCGCACCTGGTACGGGCACGTCCCCGAGCGCTTCGCCGAGTTCGCCGACCGGTACCGCGCCGAACTGGCCGACCCGCCCCGCGCCGACGCGCTCGCGTCGCTCCGGGACACCTGCCGCACCGGCACCGTCACCCTGCTGACCGCGACCAAGGTACTGGAGACGAGCCACGCGACCGTGCTCGCCGAGGTGCTGTCCACTTAGGTCACCCCTTACCCCGTTTCCCGGCGGGGTAAGGGGTGTGGCGCGGGTCGATGCTGGGTGATCGTCCGATGCCGCCGCACCGGCCTTAGCGCGATCGTGAACAAGTCGAAGAAGTTCACGATCGGAAGAAGGATCACCGTGCGCACCGAATACGTTTACGATCCCGTCCAGGCGCAGGTCGCGCACCGCATCGCCGAGCTGCGCCACGCGGCTCAGCGCGTGCAGGTGGTCGACAACGCGAAGAGCGGGCACTGGCGGTTGCGCCGCCGCAACCGCAACCCGGTCAGGGAAAACGCCGCGGACCTGACTTGACCGGCTTCAGTGGCTGACGGCGCCGCCGAGGACGGCGAACAGGCCCTGCGACGCCCCGATCCCGAAAGTCACGCCCTGCTGGACGAGACTCGTCCCGGCGCCGATACCGGCGGAAACGGGGTCGAGCGGGGTCGTGGCGGCGGCCGCGGTGCCTCCGGACGCGAGCAGGACGAGCGCGGCGGCGGCGCCACCAGTGACGCGGGCAAGTCGGCGCATGCTTCCTCCAAGGGATGATCAGCGCGGGTGAACCTAACCCGGACGGGCGTCTTCGGGGGACCCCGATGACCCGATCGTGTCGCCGGGATCTCGCGCACGGCCGCGTGTGCTGGCCAGTCCCGCGGCCGTGACGATGCACCCGATGCCGAGCCAGGCCGGGACTGGGAGCGTCTCCGCGAGCACCACCGCGCCGGCGATCCCGGCCACGGCCGGTTCGAGGCAGGCCAGCACAGCGACCACGCGAGGCGGCACCCTGCGCAGTGCGGCCAGCTCGAGCGAGTACGGCAGGACGGCGGACAGGATCGCCACCCCGGCCCCGGCGAGCAGCACGTGCGGCCGGAACAGGGCCGCACCGTTCTCGGCCAGCCCGGCCGGGACGGTGAGCACCGCGGCGAAACCGACCGCGAGCGCGAGCAGCGAACCGTCGGCGCTGCGTTCCCCCGCCCGCCTGCTCAGGAGCAGGTAACCGCCCATCGCGACCGCGGAAACGACCGCGAACAGCACACCGGTGACCGCGAGCGCGTCGCCGCCCGGCCGGTGCACCAGCCAGACGCCGAACCCGGCCAGGCACGCGAACACGACGTCCGCGAGGCGGCGGCTGGTGATGATCGCGACGGTGAACGGGCCGAGCAGCTGGATCCCGCTCGCCACTCCGAGCGGCAGGTATTCCAGTGCCGGGTAGATGGCGTTCATCCCGGCGATCGCGGCGCCGAACCCCGCGACGAGCGCGATCCGGCGCGGGTCGCGCGGCAACGCCGGGCGGGACACCGCGAGCAGCACCAGTGCGGCGAACCCCAGCCGGAGCGCCACCACGCCCCAGGGGCCGACCGAGCCGAACAGGCCCTTGCCGAACGCCTGTCCGAATTGGACGGACAGCACGCTCGCGAGCATGAGCACGGGTGCGGGGACCATGCCGCCAGCTTCACGTCGTCGACCGTGCACGTCCATCGAAAGTTTTTCGATGCTTCTTTGTAGAATCGCCTACATGATCGACCTGCGCCGCCTGCAGGTGCTGCGCGTCCTCGCCGCGAGTGGAACGGTCACGGCCGCAGCGCGCGAGCTGCACCTGACGCCGTCCGCGGTGTCCCAGCAGCTCCGCCTGCTGGCCGCCGAACTCGACGTCGACCTGTTGAGCCACGAGGGAAGGCGGGTGCGGCTCACCCCTGCCGCGCTGGCACTGCTCGGCCACGCCGACGAGCTGTACGCCGACTGGGAGCGCGCTCGGGCCGACCTCGCGCGGTACCGCGGCGGCGGTGTCGGCGGCATCCTGCGCGTGTGCGGAGTGTCTTCCGCGATCGCCGCGCTGGTCGCACCGGCCGCCCGCGCGCTGCGCGCCGAGGACATCACCGTGACCGTCGTCGAGGAGGAGACGAAGACCTGCTTCGACCGGCTGCTCAGCGGTGAGGCGGAAATCGCCGTCGTCCTGCCGACGCCCGACGTGCCGCCGATCGACGACACCCGCTTCTCCCGCCACGTGCTGCTCGACGACCCGCAGGACCTCCTGGTGCCGTCGGACCACGCGCTGTGCGGGCGCGCGGAGGTCGAACTCGCCGACGCGGCCGGGGAAAGCTGGATCGTGAAAACCAGGGACAACGACACCTACCAGCTCCTGCTCGCCGCGTGCGCCGCAGCCGGGTTCACGCCCCGGATCGGCCCCGGTGTCAAGGAATGGTTCGCGGTGTCCGCGCTGGTTTCCAGCGGACTCGGCGTCTGCCTGCTACCGAGGATGGTGCCCGTGCCCGCGGAACACGCCGTGACGCGGCTGCCGTTGCACCGCACGCCGCGCCCTTCTCGCCGAATCGCGGCATATGTCCGTCGTGGCAGTGAAAATCATCCCGTGCTCACCGCCGGTATCGACGCGCTCAATGCGGCGGCGAGGTCGATCGCGATCGCGGATAACAGTTATCCTGGCGACGCTATTTCCCGCTGACCGCCGGTCGGGCAAAAATCGAGTTCGGAAAGCTCGTTCCCGACGGAAGAAGGCGGTTCGATGACCGAGATCAGCAGGCGCAACGCATTGGGCACGGGCGCGGGGGTCGCCGCGGCCATCGGCCTCGGCGGCGGCGCACCGGCGGCCGGCGCGGCGCCCGTTCCGCGGCAGGCGGCACATCTCTTCCCGCTGAGCAAGACGGCGCCGAGCAAGTTCGACGGCGGGACGCTGCGCGGCGCCAACGAGGACACTTTTCCCGTGCTGGCAGGGCAAAACGGCTCGGCGTACCTGGTCCACCTCGACGTCGGCGGCATCAGGGAGCCGCACTGGCACCCCAGCGCGTGGGAGCTGAACTACATCATCGCCGGCACCGCGAAATGGACGATCCTCGGCACGCACGCCGACGGTTCGTACCACAACGACGCCTTCGAAGCGGGCAAAGGCGATCTGGTGTTCGCGCCGACCGGATTCTTCCACTACTTCGAAAACGCCAGCACCACCGAAGGGCTCGACGTGCTGGTGATCTTCAACACCAGCACCGCGGAACCGAACGACGACATCGGTATTGTGGGCACCTTGAACTCGCTGCCGCGCGATGTTCTCGGCGCCGTTTTCGGCGTGCCCGCCTCGGCGTTCGGCGCCATCCCCCAGAAGATCGAACCCGTGGTGATCACGAAGCGCAAGTAATGTTTTCCCGGCCACTTTCGCCGCACTGCGCGGAGGACTGTGGTAACCCGGATTGGTGCTTGATCCGGTGCAGTTGAGGACGTTCCTGGCGGTCGCGGAGGCGGGCGGGTTCAGCGAGGCGGCGCGACGGCTCGCCCTCGGCCAGTCGACGGTGAGCCAGCAGATCCGGCGGCTGGAGGCCGCTGTCGGCCGCGAGCTGTTCGCCCGCGACACCCATCGCGTCACCCTGACCGGCGACGGCGAGGTGATGACCGGGTTCGCCAGGAGCATTCTCGACCAGCAAGACACCGTCATGCGCTACTTCTCGCGGCCGGAGCTGCGCGGCCGGATCCGCCTCGGCGTCAGCGAGGACCTCGTCCTCGGCAGGCTCCCGGAGGTGCTGCGGCGGTTCCGGCACAGCCATCCGATGGTCGATCTCGAACTCACCGTGGAGCTCAGCGCGGTGCTGCACGACCAGCTCGCCGCGGACAAGCTGGACCTCGTGTTCGCCAAGCGCGGGTCCGGCGAGAGCGGTATGCGGACCGACCCGCTGGTCTGGGTCGGCGCGCCGGGACTACGGCTCGATCGCGGCGAACCGGTGCCGCTCGTGGTGTACCCGGAACCGAGCATCACCCGCACGCGAGCACTGGAGTCCTTGCGGCGCAACGGGTTCAGCTGGCGGATCGCCTGCACGTGCGATCGGCTCAACGGGCTGCGCGCGGCCACGCTCGCCGGGCTCGGGGTCGCGGTGTTCGCGGCCTCGGTGGTGCCGGACGGGCTCGGCGAGCTGGTCGACCCCCTGCCCGATCCCGGTTCCGTGGTGTTCGCGCTGACGAGCCGCCGTCCGGTGACGCACGGACCGGTGGCGGCGCTGGCGGAGGTGATCGGGTCGTACCCGTGGCCGGGCACCGCCTGACGGCTCGCGTCGCGAAGACGCACGCGTGCCGCCCGCTCCAGCAGTTCCCGCGGAATTGTCGGCGCATCGCGGTAGACTTGAAATCGGGGGACCCCCGAATCGAACGAAAGGGCATTCTCGTACGATTCGCTTGCGTTTTACGGAGATGTGTGCTTACCCGCCATCAAGCCCTCGGGAAGACCCACAGAAGCGCATATTCCCTGGTAAGAGTGTCGTGACAGC is part of the Amycolatopsis sp. CA-230715 genome and encodes:
- a CDS encoding LysR substrate-binding domain-containing protein, whose amino-acid sequence is MLDPVQLRTFLAVAEAGGFSEAARRLALGQSTVSQQIRRLEAAVGRELFARDTHRVTLTGDGEVMTGFARSILDQQDTVMRYFSRPELRGRIRLGVSEDLVLGRLPEVLRRFRHSHPMVDLELTVELSAVLHDQLAADKLDLVFAKRGSGESGMRTDPLVWVGAPGLRLDRGEPVPLVVYPEPSITRTRALESLRRNGFSWRIACTCDRLNGLRAATLAGLGVAVFAASVVPDGLGELVDPLPDPGSVVFALTSRRPVTHGPVAALAEVIGSYPWPGTA